One window from the genome of Candidatus Oleimmundimicrobium sp. encodes:
- the scpB gene encoding SMC-Scp complex subunit ScpB, with protein MESNIKGVLEALLFVADEPLTLKKLIKITGFDGELIEKNLKKLVDEYQQGNRGIQLREVAEGYRFFTHPAYAPFIEELVLSADYRKLSQASLETLAIIAYRQPVTRSQIGAIRGVNSMGAIASLQEKGLIKEVGREHGPGQPILYGTTKIFLENFGLKNIKELPPLKDFAPDDETIEQLQLTLMADRVEKIEKES; from the coding sequence ATGGAGTCTAACATAAAAGGGGTACTCGAAGCTCTTCTTTTTGTTGCGGACGAGCCCTTAACTTTAAAAAAATTGATTAAAATAACAGGATTTGATGGTGAGTTAATCGAGAAAAATTTAAAGAAATTAGTCGATGAATATCAACAAGGGAACAGAGGGATTCAACTCAGAGAGGTAGCTGAAGGTTATCGCTTTTTTACGCATCCTGCCTACGCTCCCTTCATTGAAGAGCTTGTTCTTTCCGCCGATTATCGAAAGCTCAGTCAAGCTTCTCTTGAAACTTTGGCAATTATAGCTTATAGACAGCCGGTAACACGTTCACAAATTGGTGCCATAAGAGGAGTTAATTCTATGGGAGCCATAGCTTCCCTTCAGGAGAAAGGGTTGATTAAAGAAGTAGGCAGGGAACATGGGCCAGGACAACCTATTTTATACGGGACAACGAAAATCTTTCTTGAAAACTTTGGCTTGAAAAACATTAAAGAATTACCTCCCCTTAAAGATTTTGCGCCTGATGATGAAACAATAGAACAACTTCAGCTAACACTAATGGCAGATCGTGTTGAAAAGATAGAGAAGGAAAGCTAG
- a CDS encoding pseudouridine synthase: MESKETKRKKSFQIPTNDSRIDRHLQRLQKVMAEAGVASRRKCEKLIAEGKVRVNGEIVKELGFKVNPSKDVIDIEGKILKIPEKIYLMLNKPVGYLTSVSDPFNRPTVMDLVKEKARVFPVGRLDKETEGLLIFTNNGELAHRLMHPSFKFKKTYVAEIDGYPTEESLTKLRKGVELDDGITYLAEVKLLKKRTKNSVIEISISEGRKRQVRRMFKAIGHNIIKLKRINYGPLSVEGLKLGEYRYLTDTEVKLLKKEINLESKEEIL, encoded by the coding sequence ATGGAGAGTAAAGAGACAAAACGAAAAAAAAGTTTCCAAATCCCAACTAACGACTCCCGAATAGATAGACATTTGCAAAGGTTGCAAAAGGTGATGGCGGAGGCGGGTGTTGCTTCACGCCGGAAGTGTGAAAAATTAATAGCGGAGGGAAAAGTTAGGGTAAATGGTGAAATTGTCAAAGAACTTGGTTTTAAAGTCAACCCCTCAAAAGATGTTATTGACATAGAAGGCAAAATACTTAAAATTCCAGAAAAAATTTATCTTATGTTAAATAAACCAGTCGGTTATCTAACCTCGGTAAGTGACCCTTTTAATAGGCCAACTGTTATGGATTTAGTAAAAGAAAAAGCGAGAGTTTTTCCCGTAGGCCGTCTTGACAAAGAGACCGAAGGTCTTTTAATTTTTACCAACAACGGCGAGCTTGCCCACAGACTAATGCACCCAAGTTTTAAGTTTAAAAAGACTTATGTTGCTGAAATTGACGGATATCCAACTGAAGAATCATTAACTAAATTAAGAAAAGGAGTAGAATTAGATGACGGTATTACTTATCTGGCTGAGGTTAAGCTTTTAAAAAAACGAACCAAGAATTCGGTAATTGAGATTTCCATATCAGAAGGACGCAAGCGTCAGGTCCGAAGAATGTTTAAAGCAATCGGGCACAACATAATTAAATTAAAGAGGATAAATTACGGTCCTCTCTCAGTTGAGGGATTAAAGTTGGGCGAATATCGTTATCTTACAGATACAGAAGTTAAATTATTAAAGAAAGAAATAAATCTTGAGAGTAAGGAGGAGATTTTATGA
- a CDS encoding flavin reductase family protein, which translates to MKLEKEKFYRILAPRPAVLITTADKKGRSNAAPFSFVMPVSSNPPLVAFASAPQRHTLANIRETREFVINMSSENILNKLWICSEKFPKGVSEIEKASFTKTKSTMVSVPKIEESFGWLECILEFEKEAGDHVIVIGRIVDVEVKDIFWREEKLDVPKAKPLLHVTGKDFVVAERVVSVD; encoded by the coding sequence ATGAAACTCGAAAAAGAAAAATTTTATCGAATTTTAGCACCTAGGCCGGCAGTTTTAATAACAACAGCGGATAAAAAAGGGAGGTCGAATGCGGCACCCTTCAGTTTTGTTATGCCAGTTTCTTCTAACCCACCGCTGGTCGCCTTTGCCTCTGCGCCACAGAGGCACACTTTAGCCAACATTAGAGAAACCAGAGAATTTGTGATAAATATGTCATCGGAGAATATTCTAAATAAATTATGGATTTGCTCTGAAAAATTTCCAAAGGGCGTTAGCGAGATTGAGAAAGCGTCTTTTACCAAAACAAAATCAACAATGGTTTCGGTCCCCAAAATTGAAGAGAGCTTTGGTTGGCTCGAATGTATTTTAGAGTTCGAAAAAGAAGCCGGAGATCACGTAATTGTAATTGGCAGGATTGTGGACGTTGAGGTAAAAGATATTTTTTGGAGAGAGGAAAAACTCGATGTTCCAAAAGCGAAACCGTTGCTTCATGTCACGGGTAAGGATTTTGTCGTTGCTGAAAGAGTTGTAAGTGTCGATTAA